In the Pseudodesulfovibrio sp. S3 genome, CCTTTCCCGTACCTAGTCAAGTGGAAAAATTGGGTATGCCTCCTGACTAGGGCCACGGAAACAGGCTATTCCGGAGGTGATTACGGGTCGCATTTCACGCCCATGTCCGGGTGCTTGATCGTGCATGGCCTTGACCGCATACAGCAACGGTTATCAGACAATAGCTCTGACCATATCAGCAATCAACACCCGTAAAACAAATGGAATGGAAAGCTGCATCTTGCTTTTCATCCTCCAACTTCGATCGGTCGATTCAAGTACTCCACACAATTCATTCAGCTACCAAGAAAAGCCGGATTAGCGCCATCATACCAACTGGCAACCTGTCATTTAGATGAGAACTATATCAAGGTTTGCAAGCAACGAAACAGCCTCAGGCAAGGAGTATTTAGTCTTGTAAAGGGTGTTGGAAGTTGCATTCATGTAATAATTTCTGGATGTCGAAAAATCAGCAAAACTCAAATCAACCTGAGAGAATTGGCACTGACTCAAATCGCAATCATCAAAAACTGAATACATCAGTTTTGTGTTGTAGAAAGATGCTTCCACGAAAGAACATGAAGAAAATCTAAACTTCACGAGGTTCATATCAGAGAACGTGTTGTTATTTAAGTTGCATCCATCATATACAGCAGAAAGAATACCGTTTGTTGCGCTCCAGCCTACGCCAATCATTTTACAGTCTGTGAACTTAGTATCCAGAAAAGACGTGTGTATTATCCCTACAATGGAAATATTGCACTGAATAAATTCGCAACTATCAAAACTGCAACTTATAAACCGACTAGACTGGAACGATGAATTTTTAAAAACACACTTGTAAAATTCAATACCTTCAAGATCATTTCGCCATTCAACGTCTTCAAAGATTTCATTTTCATAATTAAAATTATCAAACAATGACATAGATCAGCCCTCTCTATCTCTTTCAACAATATATTCACCATTAGCGAGCAGCATGAGAGCCCCCCATCAAAGGCATTACAATCCGAAAAAACGCCGCGCGTTGTCGCCGGTGATTTGCCAGATGTCCTGGATGGAACGGCCCTTGATCTGGGCGATGCGCTGGGCGGTGAACGCCATCAGGGAGGGATGATTTCGCTTGCCGCGCCACGGTTCGGGCGCAAGGTAGGGGCAGTCGGTCTCGATGAGCAGCCGGTCGAACGGGATACGCGCAACGGCAGCCTGGACGTCGTCCGATATCTTGCGAAACGTGACCGGGCCTGGAATGGAAATGTGCCAGCCGTTGTCGATGACTATCCTGGCCAGGTCAAGCCCGGCCCCGAAACAATGCCAGAGCACCGGGTAATCTTTGAATCCTTGGGATTCTAGGACAGCAACAGCATCTTCGTTGGCGTCGCGGCAATGGATGACGACCGGAAGGGAGAGCTCGCGGGCAAGGTCGAGCTGGCGGATGAACGCGTTCTTTTGGACGTCGTGATCCACGCGCTCCCAATAGTAATCCAGGCCGATCTCGCCGACCCCCTTGAGACGCGGGTCGGCCTTGAA is a window encoding:
- a CDS encoding pentapeptide repeat-containing protein translates to MSLFDNFNYENEIFEDVEWRNDLEGIEFYKCVFKNSSFQSSRFISCSFDSCEFIQCNISIVGIIHTSFLDTKFTDCKMIGVGWSATNGILSAVYDGCNLNNNTFSDMNLVKFRFSSCSFVEASFYNTKLMYSVFDDCDLSQCQFSQVDLSFADFSTSRNYYMNATSNTLYKTKYSLPEAVSLLANLDIVLI
- a CDS encoding TatD family hydrolase is translated as MGKTKRAEPESLELPRVGVDSHAHLDLDDFDEDRDEIIARATASGISQIINVFLGPDAYERNRSLFDGHPQVSFLQGVHPNQADELTGETVIRMRDQFKADPRLKGVGEIGLDYYWERVDHDVQKNAFIRQLDLARELSLPVVIHCRDANEDAVAVLESQGFKDYPVLWHCFGAGLDLARIVIDNGWHISIPGPVTFRKISDDVQAAVARIPFDRLLIETDCPYLAPEPWRGKRNHPSLMAFTAQRIAQIKGRSIQDIWQITGDNARRFFGL